DNA from Pseudomonas putida:
CGTGAACCAGCTCAAGTATGAGCTTCCTATCGTTTTCGGTCACGACGAGCAACCGACCGGCTCGCCGTTTCCAACCTTCATGGAAGACTACCGCACACGAGGAACTCCGTGGTTTACGGTTATCGACGCTGGCGGTAGCATTGTTTTCTCGGACTTCCATCTCGACGCGGAGCGACTAGTGAAGCAACTTGAGCAAGGTTAATCGTTGGAAGGTGGGCAATCATCCTGATTGCCACCCATCCCCTGATGCCCACTACAGGCGTTGCGCGCTGTAACTCTGTTGATCAGCGTGCGAAAACCCGGATCCGGATAGGAGGAGCGTCAACGATTGAATCAATCCGTTGGGAGAGGGCGGCTCCGCTCCGTCAGCTCGGCAATAGATAACCCATTCTCGCCGAGCAACTCTCTGATCCGATCGACGATATGAGCCCCTAGCGCCGCTGTCTTGGTCCCCCCCACAGATTCCCAAGATGCGAGTTCACACGCCGATACCTCGTGGTCAGCGCCGAAGTGCTTCTGTCGGTATGTCACCGCCGCCCTTCAATGATAAAGGCGCGGTAACGGGAACCGGCAAAGCGTTGAGCAGCGATGGTTTGGTAGGCGGGACTGTCATACCAGTCGCGAGCGGCCTGCATCGTCGGGAAACGCAAGATTACGGCCCCTTCGATGGGCGGCCCCTCCAAATGCTGGATCGCGCCATAAGCGGCGAGAAAGGTAACGTCGTGACCATCGAACGATGGTC
Protein-coding regions in this window:
- a CDS encoding DUF1330 domain-containing protein, translating into MMEAFVVFTREETSDPHALATYSAGVGPSFDGHDVTFLAAYGAIQHLEGPPIEGAVILRFPTMQAARDWYDSPAYQTIAAQRFAGSRYRAFIIEGRR